The genomic region atatttatgttattaatcaCACCAAGGGTACTAGTTTTTATGTCAAAATAGGAGATATTTTTCCCTCTGAAGAGATCATTTGGCTAGGAAATTTATCGTTGTCGGAAATTGAGTTCAATTTGGAAGAAAGCGATTTGGTCCATGTTATTGCACATTGTCCGGTGAAGAAAATAGGGGTACGTTTAGTATGCGACAAACTTATGACTTTCGAAGGTTCGTTATTTGAGTACCATTATATCCCTTACGAACGGGCCTTAGAAAAAATTTCTAGCAAAGTTGATGATTTTGATGGGGAttatgaagatgatgattttgatgaggatgatgacaACACGATGAGGATTTTGATGGGGATTATGAGGAGGATTTTTATGAGGGTGATGAGGAGGAAAGGGTACAATACTAAGATGAGGACCAACAAGGTGCGGAAGGCAATGATGAGGGCGATCACGAGGTGGACCAAGCGGACGACGACTATGTAAGCTAGGAAACTTTCTGGTGTTGACTATATAAGTCAACACCTCATTTTTTGTCATGTAACATGATTGATGAAAGGATAATGTATAAAGGCATCTTCTGATTATTAAGACGTCTTAAACTTAATCTTGTGTACTTACGGGATAAATTTTATTCTCGTTCTCTAAATCAAATAAAACCGATGTAAACGTAGTTACATAAGTTAGATATTTAGAATGGATATGCGCATTTTATACACCtgaattcaaattttatccGCAGTTTATATTAGTTTAATCTTATAACTAATtgattgtattaaaaaaattcaaacgtaTTCTATTTTATGGATTCATTATTATAGTGATTTCAACGTGAAAACAGAATGTCGGATTTTGACCATCTGAcgtcttcctcttctttttaaTTGGACTTGGAACGAGCAATCGATCTCACTTAatgaaataaggttttttttatttgtattctaTTTTTATTGTCGAGTTTGTAGTAAGTTCATCATACATTTTCTGAACTAAAACTTAACTCTCTCTTGTTCGTTAAGGGAAGACTGAAATGGAACAAATACAGCACAAGTCAATCACCGTACAAGGCCTAAAGCTCCACAGTGCCGACATCGGAACCCATTGGTTGAGGGAGAGTTACGGAAATACGAGTTTAGGACACATTATATTTTGCAAACTTGTAACTTCTTCCTCTTTTCGTTATAATCGttcaaattataataataatatatatatgtcttaCATCATGACTAATACACACCATATTATTGAAGAATGTTTTCTTATCTGTATTTTTAGAGTATCAAAGCAGCCTTGCAAAAACACTGTGGTAACATGCACCTTGCTAAAATTTCTTTGCAGTTAGGTCTGGCTAGTGGATTACGTCACTCGTCTGGCCATGCACATAAAGAGCAACACACGCAGATCCCACACAAGCTTATGCTTGACCCACCCTAATGCAGGCGGTAGTGCTATGTTGTGCGGCGAGTGAGGAAAAACTTCAGTAGGGTAAGTGCCCCCGTGTCGGCCCTACCTTGCCTACAAATCCCCCTGTATGTGGAGTTCTTCGGTCCGGATGCCCATGTCGAGTGGCTATCCGACCAAAGACCCAACGGGTGCACGATGAACAGTGAGTGGGGCCAGAATACAAGAGAGGTGGGCCCGGGTGAGATGTTTTTGTCTTGGACGGAGCTTCGTATTGGATGGTAGCACAAGTCCGATCTCAAGGCAGGTGACCTACATGTCGGACCCAAAAAATTCTCATTTGGTTGGGCCAAGTTTCGAGTTCACATTTATGTCCCGGCCCAACACCGAAAACCTCAGGTAGTTACAACGTGCGACAAGATTCCTTATCCTATCCAAAACACGTGTCCGAAATCTAACCGGAATCCTTTGTCCATGATATCAACATGTTTCCAATTTGGTCACCTTCTCCATGCAAATCTCCAAACTTTCTGCAAAAACAATCCCTCCATGAGAGCTGAAAAATCACCTCAACAAATCCTCCACCAGTGACAAACAGTTGCCGCCAAGCTGTTACCTCAGAGCCTCCACGTCACCACCCACCCGAATCCTTCCTCCCACCAAACCAACGCCGGGAGCTGCAGGGTTTGCATTCTATCAAACGGCGGAAACCGCCGCAGAAAACCGCCAAAGGCGGCAGCTTCCGCCGAAGCAAGAACGACCCAGTTGCAGAACAATGATGTCAAAGAAACCCATTTGATGAAAGTTCTCAACAGGTCCTGCAAAGCAGGCCAGTACAATGAAGCACTCTACTTTCTTGAGCTAATGGTTAACAAGGGGTACAGGCCTGATGTGGTTCTCTGCACAAAGCTCATCAAAGGGTTCTTCAATTCGAGGAACGTCGAAAAGGCCGTTCGGGTTATGCAGATTTTGGAGAAGTATAGTGAGCCTGATTTGTTTCCGTACAATGCGTTGATCAGCGGGTTCTGTAAGGCGAATCGGATTGATTCAGCAAACAAGGTACTTGATAGGATGAGGAGTCGGCGATTTTCACCTGATGTTGTTACTTACAATATCATGATTAGGAGTCTTTGTGGCAGGGGGAAGCTAGGATTAgctttgaaggttttggatCATTTGGTGAAGGATAATTGCAGGCCGACTGTGATTACTTACATGATTTTGATCGAAGCAATGATTCTTGAAGGAGGAATTGATGAAGCCGTGAAGCTTTTGGATGACATGTTATCTAGAGGGCTTAAACCTGACATGAATACTTACAATGCAGTTGTTAGGGGAATGTGTAGAGAAGGGATGCTGGATAGGGCGCTCGACTTAGTTAGGAGCTTAGATTCGAAGGGCTGTTCGCCTAATGTAGTCTCGTACAACATTTTGTTACGAGCGCTTTTGAATAGGGGTAAATGGGACGAAGAGGAGAAGCTAGTGAGCAATATGCGTTCGAGAGGTTGTGAACTGAATGTGGTGACTTACAGCATTTTGATTAGCACGCTATGTCGCGATGGGAAAGTTGATGATGCTGTGAATGTGTTGAAGATCATGAAGGACAAGGGATTGATGCCGGATGTGTATAGTTATGATCCACTGGTTTCTGCTCTCTGCAAAGAAGGGAGATTGGATTTGGCGATCGAGTTTTTGGATGACATGATATCGGATGGCTGCTTGCCAGATATTGTGAACTACAATACAATCTTGGCTGCTTTGTGTAAGAGTGGAAATGCTGATCAGGCTTTGGAAATCTTCGAGAACCTCGGTGAAGTGGGATGTCCTCCGAATGTGAGCTCTTACAACACAATGTTCAGTGCACTGTGGAATTGCGGAGACAGAGTGAGAGCGCTTCAAATGGTGTCGGAGATGGTAAGCAAAGGAATTAACCCCGATGAGATTACTTACAATTCGCTTATATCATGTTTGTGCAGAGACATGATGGTGAATGAGGCTATAGGGTTGTTGGTAGACATGGAAAGTGGTG from Pyrus communis chromosome 9, drPyrComm1.1, whole genome shotgun sequence harbors:
- the LOC137745408 gene encoding pentatricopeptide repeat-containing protein At3g04760, chloroplastic-like, translated to MNSEWGQNTREVGPVAAKLLPQSLHVTTHPNPSSHQTNAGSCRVCILSNGGNRRRKPPKAAASAEARTTQLQNNDVKETHLMKVLNRSCKAGQYNEALYFLELMVNKGYRPDVVLCTKLIKGFFNSRNVEKAVRVMQILEKYSEPDLFPYNALISGFCKANRIDSANKVLDRMRSRRFSPDVVTYNIMIRSLCGRGKLGLALKVLDHLVKDNCRPTVITYMILIEAMILEGGIDEAVKLLDDMLSRGLKPDMNTYNAVVRGMCREGMLDRALDLVRSLDSKGCSPNVVSYNILLRALLNRGKWDEEEKLVSNMRSRGCELNVVTYSILISTLCRDGKVDDAVNVLKIMKDKGLMPDVYSYDPLVSALCKEGRLDLAIEFLDDMISDGCLPDIVNYNTILAALCKSGNADQALEIFENLGEVGCPPNVSSYNTMFSALWNCGDRVRALQMVSEMVSKGINPDEITYNSLISCLCRDMMVNEAIGLLVDMESGGFQPTVISHNIVLLGLCKTRRIVDAIEVLAAMVEKGCRPNETTYTLLIEGIGFAGWQAEAMELANSVFSLRAISEDSFTRLNRTFPMLDVYKELTLSEIKN